GATTTTTAGACAGGTTATTGACCTGCTCATGGTAAGATTTTGAAGCATTACCACTTTCACCAAGCTCTACCAATTGTGTAGTTGCTTTACTGAATGCACCATTCAGCTGATCAAAACCTGCAGAAGCCTGTTTTACTCTGCCTGTAAAATCATTGGTTGCGACTGCTGCATCTGCAACTGTTGAAATATTAGCTACTTTATCGCCAAAGGTGCGTAATCCGCTGCCCAGGCTTTCAATTAATTCAGGACCTATTTTAGCATCGCCCAGCATTTTATCCAATGCTGCTGTAGAAGAAAATCCTGCCGCAGCAACTGGTCTTGCTGTAGCTACCGGCAACTCGCCTTTAAAATCATCTCTTAATTCTGGATATACTTTTTCCCAGGCTAATTCTGGTTCTGGCGGGAAAAACCCGGTGATAAAGAATAATGCTGCTTCAACACCCAGACCTATACCAATTGCATAACTTCCCCAGATACCACCAATGTGAAGGATTTTACATAACGCTCCCAAAATTACAATACTCGCGCCCCATGAGATTGCCGTGTGTAACCAATTAGAATTCTTTTTAGCTGCCATATTTCTACTATATAGATGTTGTTTTTAAAATTTTATAATTGAGATAGAATCAATTTAGTTTTTGAAGTGAATATCAGTTCCTGCATAAGAAGAAACGCATCTGAATCCAATATAAGATCTGGCCTGATCCTGGTATTCATAAGTGCCTACAGCATTCTGAAGAAAGAAACCGATGTCTTTCCATGAACCGCCTCTA
This portion of the Pedobacter lusitanus genome encodes:
- the gldL gene encoding gliding motility protein GldL, producing the protein MAAKKNSNWLHTAISWGASIVILGALCKILHIGGIWGSYAIGIGLGVEAALFFITGFFPPEPELAWEKVYPELRDDFKGELPVATARPVAAAGFSSTAALDKMLGDAKIGPELIESLGSGLRTFGDKVANISTVADAAVATNDFTGRVKQASAGFDQLNGAFSKATTQLVELGESGNASKSYHEQVNNLSKNLSALNAVYELELQDSTSHLKSMNKFYQNLSATMSNFNESMDDSKQFKEEVGKLAKNLSSLNAIYGNMLTAMNQPRP